The Mesotoga sp. Brook.08.105.5.1 genome includes a window with the following:
- a CDS encoding electron transport complex subunit E, translating into MAESKFKVLTNGIFKQNPIFIQVLGMCPTLATTTSAENGLGMGLATTAVLAMSNITISLVRKFIPDKIRIPSYIVIIASFVTMIDMLMHGFIYDLWKTLGLFIPLIVVNCIILGRAEAFASKNGVFRSFLDGLGMGLGFTASLVLLGSVREFLGNGSIFNYHLSDVKMFAMILPPGAFIALGMLAAFFNYLGIRRSKPKKAAK; encoded by the coding sequence ATGGCTGAATCTAAGTTCAAAGTCCTCACAAACGGAATCTTCAAGCAGAATCCGATTTTCATTCAGGTTCTGGGAATGTGTCCGACTCTAGCCACTACGACTAGCGCTGAGAATGGTCTTGGCATGGGGCTAGCAACGACTGCCGTTCTAGCAATGTCGAACATTACGATCTCTCTCGTAAGGAAGTTCATTCCGGACAAGATCAGAATCCCTTCGTACATTGTGATAATTGCTTCCTTTGTAACTATGATCGATATGCTGATGCATGGTTTCATCTATGATCTCTGGAAGACTCTGGGATTGTTCATCCCTCTGATTGTGGTGAACTGTATCATTCTCGGTAGAGCAGAGGCCTTTGCTTCAAAGAACGGTGTCTTCAGATCCTTCCTGGATGGGCTCGGAATGGGACTTGGTTTTACCGCCTCTCTGGTCTTGCTGGGCTCAGTAAGAGAGTTTCTCGGTAATGGCTCAATCTTCAACTACCACCTTTCGGATGTGAAGATGTTTGCCATGATACTCCCTCCAGGTGCATTCATTGCTCTGGGAATGCTTGCCGCATTCTTCAACTACCTTGGAATAAGGCGTAGCAAACCTAAGAAGGCAGCAAAATGA